GAAGGGGGGTCAGTGCAGTCGCTAGGAAATAATTCATTCTGGCCTGTACAAAATGACCTGGCCTTGCCGTCTGAAACTGTGCACACCCCTAGGCCCAATGAATTAGAGCAACCAGGTCTTTATTTAGAGAACTGTGATaagtaaacaaaacaaggcttgAAATTAGACAGGACATGTGAAACACTCGTGTGCAGCGTGTGCACATTAAGGTCTTACCAAAGGAGTGGTTGATGACTTCAAAAAGGGCAAAGTAGCTCGCCATAATACTGTCCATTCCGACCTTCATCACCAAAGCCTTCAGAAGACACAGTCAGTTACATCAGAAAAACattgtttgaccatttttattgcaccaaaaaaaggaatctgtgtgtttttcctaTTAGCATGAATGCATGGTCCGCTACCCTGGAATACCAAACCAGTAGATACGATTTGACCTTTGCGATAGAAGTGTGTGACAGCATGATCCCAGCAGATGTCATGTGACATTACCTGGTACACTTGATCGGTGGTGCTGTTCTTGCGTACTCTGACGGAGATGGTGGTCTTGTCCGGCAGGGCTATCCGCAGCTCTACATCGGTCACCCCGTTGTAGTTCTGCACAGCGAAGGGTCACATAATGAGAACAGCAGATGCTGAATGCTCCATTTTCTGTAGGACTATAACAAAAGACCTAACTACTAATAGCATACTCCGTAGCACTGAAAGACTAAAAGAGGTTGACGGATATATTCAAAACTTTATCACAAGTTTCAAATTCCCCAAAAAAGTCTTGACTGTTCTAAAATGGATACATAATAGCAAATAAATACACCTGTAACCATACAACCTGTAGTTTATATGACAGACTGAATTTTGAAAAGCTGGGTGTCGATGCCCTGCAGAACCCGTCAGTTACAAGACAAACATACTTGGGAGAAAGTTTGGAAGGACACCGTAAAACGTTAGAGCTACAACTTATCAAAGCTCACTGAAATAGCTAATGccaaatgcattaaaaaccataaaagaacagaaatgaataCGATTTCTTACCTCATCTGATTCAGAGAGAAACTCCTGCATGATGTCACTCTCCCCGACCACCCGCACAGAGCAAACTAGAGGCCGATACAGATGGAGATGAAGAGCGGAGGTCAGGGTAACTCATTTGAGCTTCGCTTGGATTTATAGTATTCAATGTATGACAGAAAATTAAATCACAGCCCTAACTACATTATTTGTACACATTCAATTAtttctttctgttctttttttatggcTATTAAAGACGGCTCACAACGTTTCGTGGTACTTGTACTTCCCCCGTGGAAAAAGTAATTCATCTCAAACAACGTGTGGATTCTGTATCAGCCTACCTCGCTCGAGATATTCCTCCAGGCCTCTGCGGCGAGCGTCCAGCTGCTGTTCGGACAAGGAGAAGGGCCATTTACCCGGGAGCTTTGGGAAGTTGAAGTTAGAAAATTCCCTCTTGAGGTTCTGGTGCAGGATGGCAAACTCCCGGTAGCGCTTTGAGCACAGCTGTCTACCGGACATGTACACGTTGTACACCTGTGGCCATTAGGATAAAGACAAGACAAGCTTCTTCAATACCAATTTCAATATTATTAGTTTGAGGGGCAGCCGCAAGTggcttttaaataaataaagcttgTGTGTCAGATTGGTACCCACCACAAACCTCTCCGAGTGCTGCTCTACGTGTTTGTATGTGGGAATGGAGATGGGCACGGCCTGCTTGTCGCTGTAGTCGTAAGTGATTTGgacctcatctcctccttccAATCCATCGGCGTCCTGAGCCGGTACAGACAGCACAGCCAGGACCAGCTCCTTCTCCCCTGCACGGATGAGGTCCACCACCTGCTTGTGGGTGGCACCTTCCACACTCACACCATTCCTGGAGGGGGAGTAAGAGCAAGAGAaacgggggagggaggaaggaaggaaggaagagacaGAAGGAAAGTTGACTTTTGAGTTTAAAAACCCTCTTTTCCCACCATTTCGTCATACGATGAATTATTGTTTCAACGTTAgatgaatataataaaaataataacagtcATCACAGCGCTGCACTGCACACAAACATAACCGGGCAGCAAATATGCATCCTGCTCGCTTGACTAATCATTGTGTCTGGTGGTGTCAGCGCATTTTGTCCTCCATTGAGAAAACACAATGTTGGGAGTGCTGAGTAAGTAGGTCAGTTCTAATGTCCCCCTGTCCTTTGGTGCTGTGAGACACCTCCCTTCTTGGCTTTGCAGAGGCCAGATGGCTCCAGCATCAGGTGTCTCTGCTAATCGCCCTAAGATAAAACAGTGGGCAGACACAGGTGAAGCCTGAGCATGCAAGAGTCCAAGCACCAGTCTGTCCACCATATGCCATGTCCTTCTCATTGCTGTTAAAATGTTTGATCCGTCTAGTATCACGGATCAAATTGGGAACGAATCTAACGGACAAAGAGGGCGTAGATGAAAATGGCCAACAATGGAAGGAATTGGAATAGAAATCAACATGACGGCATTCCTCAGAGTTGTTCAACCGGACAGCAAAGGAGTAGGTGGTGCCCAAACAGATAAAAGGAGAAGTTTTGCTCTCAACACTAATCTGATCCCATCATCCTCTTAttagacaaaacagcagcaaagcaACATCTGCCAGAAAGGTGCCACAATAGCCCCAAAAATAGGTGGGAAGAAAGGAGTTATTTACTCCATAAAATATTGGAAACAGTGGGTAAGCGCTGTTATAATTATAAATGGCCTAAAGTCTAATGAACAGCAAACataaaaaagtgaaaacaaACTTGAGCAAAGCAAGCAgctatttaaataatttaatatgATAGTGATTATTTTCTCTGAATAATacatcaaataaaagaaaaatgattagGTTATATAAGATCAAAACTTGTGTTAGGAAAAGCCTTAATAAAACTTAATGAGACTTTACAAAAGGTGAAAGTGAAAAATATTATTCTACAAAAACTAGACAGAGTAGATAAGTatactactatactatactagTTGAGTCAAgaaactcaaataaaaaaaaaatcaaatgtttgcTTGTTATCACCAGTGAAGGAGCATTGTTCACAACATGATGCTGACGTTTGACATACCTAAATCGGCTGACTTTGTCTTGCGTTTTTGCTAAATGTTGGAGCTGGTTAATAAGTCACATGATAAGTACTGGTAttgtcacatgaccacagaGAGCGTGAACGTGGAGTGGAACTTTTTTGATGCCTCAGCAAGTCGACGTTGATTATTGTTCCTTGTTTTCAGGTTTCTCTTCTCCCTTTGTTGAAGTGTATCCTTTGACTCAGTCACAGTagtacacaaacatgttgaaacTGCTCAAATCCTGAAGTTAAAGCTTATaggacgcgcgcacacacacacacacacacacatcataatTATACACCATTCGTTACTATTAACATAATGCCAGCATTTTCCTTTAATTAAGTAGGGAAAGTTAATGATTTTTTGGTTTAATCATGACTTTTTAGAAATCCATTTAAGCAGGTGAACTGAGGGAGAATCTGCAGCAACAGCATTTCCTTTTTGATAAGTATAATTTATTAGAGGTCTTACTAAAGTTATAGGTTAAAAGATAAgtttaacaaatgttttttttccttaagtTCTCGACAAGGGACATTAATTATTATTGTCATTGGTTAGAACTTCAAGTCATGTATATCGAAGCAAATTATTTACATTAGTTGTACATGAACAATACAAAACCAGAGACTAACTGTACCGTGTCCACAGCATGTATTTAACAAGGTGTGTATCTTCAAGACAAGATGCGTGGACACACAacattaacgttagctaattagATATCAAGTTTGCGCGACACCATTGGCGCCCACGGTCTTCGGCCAGGGTCAAAATACGCAACCCTTCAAACATGCACGCAACAAAAACGATGTCAACAAGACGGTCGTTTCTTTTCCCGTCGTTACGACCCGGCGGAGAGCAGCCGCGGCGCAGAGTGAAGCTAAACGCCGCGTTAGCTTGCCGGCTGGCTGAGCTAGCGGAGACTAATCAACATGCAGGGCTTGTTGTCCCACTTATGTAAGCTGGTTAGCTTCCTACACAACTCTCCTGCGTTAGCTCGCTGCGGCTACACCTCCCCAAGACGTGTTTAGTTACGTCCAGCCGTAACCGGGGCAAATAACGAGCTAGCCGGGTGAACGGATCACGTTTCTTCAGTTGTCATAACAGACAGGTGACGTCGCGTTGCGGGTGATGGCTCGCGTTAACACAGGGGCTAAGTCAGGTAGCTAGCCCCGTAGCGGCTAACTACCTGGCCGCGTCGAACCGAAGGAGGCTGACTTACACTTCCAGGATCCGGTCGCCCTTTGAAATCCCGGCTCGGTCCGCCGCTCCTCCGGGCAAAACTGCGCTAACGTGCTGGAGAGGAGCGTACAGCTCCCCGTTGATGCTGCGAAGCTGCCCCCCTTCGCTCACTTGACCGCGGACGTTGAACCCGTAGCCGGACTCGGACTTGACGATCCTCACCATCCGCGGACCCGACGTGGCGTTAACCACACCGCCGGCTGTGTTCTGGCCCGCAGAACCGACGACCGGACCGTTGCGCGATGCCGAATGGGGAGCCGACCGAGTCTCGTCGTCTTCTGCATCCGCCATCTTATCCAAAAGGCCCCGAGCCCCCCTTTTACAATCGGTGTCTTATCGTAAATTCAAAACAACACTGGAGCTCCGTCCCGCAGAGAGCGTTAGCGCCACAGAGCGCCGTTGATAGCCCGCCCCTCGGTAGCCTGCCGCGGCCCCACAACGTGACCGGCCGGAGGCGTCACTCAAAAGTCTGCTTTGTTTATCTGCTCGATGCTCGAAGTTTTTCATcatggaacaaaaaaacaaaagaaaactacaCACGGATTAttggttatttttaaacttCATTCGTTATTTTTTCTAGAAGTGACCATTTTTAAacttgtatttttaatttaactgatattataaaaattatatattatagatCTCAAGAATTGATGTCAATAGCGGATATTATTTGGTTTCTGCTCAGAACCCATTTTAGTGGAACTATCATTACTAATTTATTATCAGGGAATTGTGATCTGTGTGTTAAGACAATGTTGTTGTAAGGCTTCCCTATACTTCAGTGACACACATCACTGAGTCATTGTGGACTAGAGTCCAACACATTGATGTTGATTAAGGAAAGGACAAAGTCTACAGGCAAATAAACTAATTCCAATCATAAATGGACACTTAAAAAGACATAGTAGCACCaaagctacatttaaaaatacttgATCTGAAGCCCTTTCTCATTTTCTCAACCAAAGAAACTACAATTTGAGTATAATGTTAAAGTATTCTGCTAATCCATGTGGTAATCcatatacattttatacatCAATCCATCCATACCCCTCGCTACATCCTCTCATCCAGGCAGCCCGTTCTGACGAGAGGCGGGGTAACCAGCTATGGGCGCCAGTCTCgctctaacacacacagacgactGCATTCACAGTCACACCTATAGGGGCCATTTAGAAGGCCTTAGGCTGTGCACAACGTAACTGGGGCACTCACATGAGAgtcacacacaggaaaacatgCAGAAAAGCATATAGATTTAAACCCAGGACCCGTGGGGGGGTCTCCACCATTGAGCC
This genomic interval from Pungitius pungitius chromosome 17, fPunPun2.1, whole genome shotgun sequence contains the following:
- the snx27a gene encoding sorting nexin-27a, with protein sequence MADAEDDETRSAPHSASRNGPVVGSAGQNTAGGVVNATSGPRMVRIVKSESGYGFNVRGQVSEGGQLRSINGELYAPLQHVSAVLPGGAADRAGISKGDRILEVNGVSVEGATHKQVVDLIRAGEKELVLAVLSVPAQDADGLEGGDEVQITYDYSDKQAVPISIPTYKHVEQHSERFVVYNVYMSGRQLCSKRYREFAILHQNLKREFSNFNFPKLPGKWPFSLSEQQLDARRRGLEEYLERVCSVRVVGESDIMQEFLSESDENYNGVTDVELRIALPDKTTISVRVRKNSTTDQVYQALVMKVGMDSIMASYFALFEVINHSFVRKLVPNEFPHKLYVQNYTSAVPGTCLALRKWLFSFQEEELLRDNPLALHYCFHQALEDVKKGFIKTEDKSYQLQKLAEQRKMATYLSLLRTCKGYNEVAFPHCSCDSRRKGHVITAISIHHFKLHACTEDGTLENQVIAFEWAEMQRWDTDEEGMAFCFEYARGEKKPRWVKIFTPYFNYMHECFERVFCELKWRKQVEEEASDKDNKNCSNNEYLPPLETQQKGWRHLGGEIATS